In Rutidosis leptorrhynchoides isolate AG116_Rl617_1_P2 chromosome 2, CSIRO_AGI_Rlap_v1, whole genome shotgun sequence, one genomic interval encodes:
- the LOC139891431 gene encoding hypothetical protein At1g04090-like, with the protein MGNTGSCFTSSMETQSFPVDTTFNLPSPLPSWPQGEGFASGTTDLGGLEVCQITSFKKIWSTSQNASFDTDVTFFEPSPLPDGFSMLGCYCQSNDIPLFGWVLAGKDVSTGTLSDPVDYTLVWSSKDSCYIWLPTPPEGYKSVGYVITTSPEKPSLDKIRCVRVDLTDELEISDELYLSSKEINVYGSRPKVRGRLAQGVSIGTFVITTMEDDSSVLSLSCLKNNNFDNLIVSMPNLAQIAALIKEYSPRFYFHPKEMYFPSSTKWYFTNGVLLYHVGEESNPIAVEPTGSNLPQGGSNDGTYWLDLPVDETERERVKKGDLQSVEAYVHVKPALGATFTDLSIYIFYPFNGPSTAKLGLVDVPLGRIGEHIGDWEHVTIRVSNFDGRLVRVYFAQHSGGMWVDPTSLEFLDASNNIAAYPSLNGHATYPISGLVLQGTSTIGIRNDTAKSDKFFNVKDVYSIMAAEYISDVTEPPWVNYTRKWGPKITYEVGTEIENLQNSTGSVASAIGSLLSIIPKEFSSEDGPTGPKMKVDWDGDER; encoded by the exons ATGGGGAACACTGGCTCTTGCTTTACTTCATCAATGGAAACTCAATCTTTTCCTGTTGACACTACCTTCAACCTTCCTTCTCCATTGCCTTCTTGGCCTCAAG GTGAAGGCTTTGCAAGTGGAACAACTGATCTAGGAGGACTTGAAGTTTGTCAAATAACATCATTCAAGAAAATATGGTCTACTTCACAAAATGCATCATTTGACACTGACGTCACCTTTTTTGAGCCATCACCACTACCAGATGGATTCTCAATGCTTGGTTGCTATTGTCAATCCAATGACATCCCACTTTTCGGTTGGGTTCTCGCCGGAAAAGATGTTTCTACCGGAACCCTATCCGATCCGGTTGACTACACTCTAGTTTGGAGTAGTAAGGATTCATGTTACATATGGCTACCAACTCCACCAGAGGGTTACAAGTCAGTAGGCTACGTCATCACTACCTCACCCGAAAAACCGTCTTTGGATAAAATTCGATGTGTTCGTGTTGATCTAACCGATGAACTTGAAATTTCCGATGAATTATATTTGAGTTCGAAAGAGATAAATGTGTACGGATCAAGGCCAAAAGTTAGAGGGAGACTAGCTCAAGGAGTGTCTATAGGAACATTTGTGATCACAACAATGGAAGATGATTCAAGTGTTTTATCTCTTTCTTGCTTGAAAAATAATAACTTTGACAATTTAATTGTTTCAATGCCGAATTTAGCACAAATAGCTGCGCTAATTAAAGAATACTCTCCAAGATTCTATTTTCACCCTAAAGAAATGTATTTCCCTTCTTCAACAAAATGGTATTTCACCAATGGTGTTTTACTATACCATGTAGGAGAAGAATCAAACCCTATTGCGGTTGAACCCACCGGCTCGAACCTCCCTCAAGGTGGCTCGAACGACGGTACGTATTGGCTCGACCTCCCGGTGGACGAAACTGAGAGAGAAAGGGTCAAGAAAGGTGACTTGCAAAGTGTAGAGGCTTATGTTCATGTCAAACCAGCTCTTGGGGCAACATTTACTGACTTATCTATTTACATATTTTACCCTTTTAACGGTCCTTCAACGGCTAAACTCGGGTTAGTTGATGTTCCACTTGGAAGAATCGGGGAACATATCGGAGATTGGGAGCATGTGACAATTAGGGTTAGTAATTTTGACGGGCGTTTAGTTCGTGTTTATTTTGCACAACATAGTGGAGGGATGTGGGTGGATCCCACGTCCCTCGAGTTTCTAGATGCAAGTAATAACATTGCTGCGTATCCATCTTTAAATGGACACGCAACGTACCCCATCTCTGGACTTGTCCTGCAAGGGACGAGTACAATAGGAATAAGAAATGACACCGCAAAAAGTGATAAGTTCTTTAATGTAAAGGATGTGTATTCAATCATGGCGGCCGAGTACATAAGTGATGTAACCGAGCCGCCATGGGTGAATTACACAAGAAAATGGGGTCCGAAAATTACGTATGAAGTAGGGACCGAGATCGAAAATTTGCAAAACTCAACGGGAAGTGTGGCATCGGCGATTGGGAGTTTGTTGAGTATCATACCGAAAGAATTTTCAAGTGAAGATGGACCTACTGGGCCGAAAATGAAGGTCGATTGGGATGGAGATGAAAGGTAA